The following coding sequences are from one Musa acuminata AAA Group cultivar baxijiao chromosome BXJ2-4, Cavendish_Baxijiao_AAA, whole genome shotgun sequence window:
- the LOC103981547 gene encoding zinc finger protein JAGGED-like produces the protein MGEEETSDESVQQPEKKVEEERTFKCQYCDRTFTSSQALGGHQNGHRRERDAKTRAEHEAEIYGMQAAAPMPPISSIPFLHANHSFMHAARNQFRPSAYQPYHHIPRHSHRYHPYHLPHSFNNNSSGFSTSRFDQRHLPRFASPYYAGLARREEELRRHAYWQGSYTPGFAGYLRARPPIATMSRPSTSTNPTLSLKPHAGAAANDTNANQEEIDLTLRL, from the coding sequence ATGGGCGAGGAAGAAACGAGCGATGAATCGGTGCAGCAACCGGAGAAGAAAGTGGAGGAAGAGCGGACCTTCAAGTGCCAGTACTGCGACCGCACCTTCACTAGCTCGCAAGCGTTGGGCGGCCACCAGAATGGCCACCGGCGGGAGCGGGACGCCAAGACAAGAGCCGAGCACGAGGCTGAGATCTACGGCATGCAAGCAGCAGCGCCGATGCCTCCGATTTCATCCATCCCGTTCTTGCACGCCAACCACTCGTTCATGCACGCAGCCAGAAACCAATTCCGGCCGTCAGCCTATCAGCCATACCACCACATCCCGAGACATTCTCATCGCTACCATCCTTATCATTTGCCTCACAGCTTCAACAACAACAGCAGTGGTTTCTCAACATCGAGGTTCGATCAAAGGCACCTCCCAAGATTTGCTTCTCCCTATTACGCTGGACTTGCGCGAAGAGAGGAGGAGCTCCGGCGGCATGCGTACTGGCAAGGAAGCTACACCCCCGGTTTTGCAGGTTATCTGAGGGCACGACCACCGATAGCAACCATGTCAAGGCCATCAACATCCACAAACCCAACCCTATCACTTAAGCCACATGCCGGTGCGGCTGCAAACGATACCAATGCAAACCAGGAGGAGATAGACCTGACACTACGTCTGTGA
- the LOC135609530 gene encoding putative kinase-like protein TMKL1 codes for MPPLASKVSPFPLFPTLASSSIFFFVCLSVFFSFSSSEPIAADVILLLDKIKPALQGSAANAELSSWNASLPLCVWRGLRWSAGGAATALRCEDDPAVRSNLSLSSDPSLHLLSIHLPAAALAGSLPPELGQFSYLESLYLGVNSLIGPIPLELGNAPALADLDLAGNILEGALPPSIWNLCDRLVSLRLHGNKLSGAVPDPAEPSTNCDKLKILDLRNNRFQGPFPKFISDFRELVELDLSSNSFFGSVPGSLAGLSKIERLNLSYNSFTGPLPESFRKSRFTAEAFQGNNLVICGPSTVGKCGSTSGLTSRSIAGIVIGSLAGAVVLASVSFVWVQARKRRNMGRKANGEEGLVFEEDGTDGGDGKLMVFQGGEHLTLEDVLNATGQLMEKMSYGAVYKARLVDGGHISLRLLREGSCKDQAECVPVIRQLGRVRHEYLSALRAFYQGKRGEKLLIYDYHRNRTLHDLLHYSRGGKPLLNWTRRHKIALGVARGLAHLHAGLETPITHGNVRSKNVLVDEFFVPRLIEFGLEKLMVPAVADEVVSAARSDGYKAPELQKMKKCNARTDVYAFGILLLEILIGKKPGKGTGRDGDVVDLPSLVKVAVLEEATMEVFDAEVLKGVRSPTEEGLVQALRLAMGCCAPVASVRPDMNEVVKQLEENRPRNRSALYSPTDRSESGTPF; via the exons ATGCCTCCTTTGGCTTCAAAAGTTTCTCCTTTTCCTCTGTTTCCTACTCTGGCATCCTCATCCATCTTCTTCTTTGTCTGCCTGTCTgtgttcttctccttttcttcctcaGAGCCGATCGCAGCCGACGTTATCCTCCTCCTCGACAAAATAAAGCCCGCCCTCCAAGGCTCTGCCGCCAACGCCGAGCTCTCCTCTTGGAATGCCTCCCTCCCCCTTTGCGTATGGCGCGGTCTACGCTGGTCTGCTGGAGGCGCCGCCACCGCACTCCGGTGCGAGGACGACCCGGCCGTCCGCTCCAACCTCAGTCTTTCCTCCGACCCCTCCCTCCACCTCCTCTCCATCCACCTACCTGCTGCCGCCCTTGCTGGCTCTCTCCCGCCGGAGCTTGGCCAGTTCTCCTACCTCGAGTCCCTTTACCTCGGTGTCAACTCCCTGATCGGCCCCATTCCCCTCGAGCTCGGCAACGCCCCCGCCCTCGCCGACCTTGACCTCGCTGGCAACATCCTCGAAGGCGCCCTCCCGCCGTCCATCTGGAACCTCTGCGACCGCCTCGTCTCGCTCCGCCTCCACGGAAACAAGCTCTCCGGCGCCGTTCCCGACCCTGCTGAGCCTAGTACGAATTGCGACAAGCTTAAAATTCTCGACTTGCGCAACAATCGATTCCAAGGGCCCTTTCCTAAGTTCATCTCCGATTTCCGTGAGCTGGTGGAGCTCGACCTCAGCAGCAATAGCTTCTTCGGCTCTGTCCCGGGCTCGCTCGCTGGGCTCAGTAAAATAGAAAGATTGAATCTTTCGTACAACAGCTTCACCGGGCCATTGCCAGAGTCCTTCCGGAAGTCCAGGTTCACGGCGGAGGCGTTCCAGGGGAACAATCTGGTGATCTGCGGTCCATCGACGGTGGGGAAATGCGGCTCAACTTCCGGTCTGACTTCCAGATCCATCGCCGGAATCGTGATTGGTTCGCTGGCTGGGGCAGTGGTCCTTGCGTCGGTGTCCTTTGTTTGGGTACaggcgaggaagaggaggaacatGGGAAGGAAGGCGAACGGAGAGGAGGGCTTGGTGTTCGAGGAGGACGGGACCGACGGCGGGGATGGGAAGCTGATGGTGTTTCAGGGCGGTGAGCATCTGACGCTTGAGGACGTGCTGAACGCCACCGGGCAATTGATGGAGAAGATGAGCTACGGGGCTGTGTACAAGGCGAGGCTGGTCGACGGAGGACACATTTCTCTACGGCTGCTGAGAGAAGGCAGCTGCAAGGATCAAGCTGAGTGCGTGCCGGTTATCCGGCAACTCGGGCGAGTTCGGCACGAGTACTTGTCGGCGCTGAGAGCTTTCTACCAAGGGAAGCGAGGCGAGAAGCTGCTCATCTACGACTACCACCGCAATAGAACCCTTCATGACCTCCTTCACT ACTCTCGAGGGGGAAAGCCGCTGTTGAACTGGACCCGCCGGCACAAGATAGCGCTCGGTGTGGCAAGGGGACTCGCGCACCTCCACGCCGGTCTGGAGACGCCCATAACCCATGGAAACGTGCGGTCGAAGAACGTGCTGGTGGACGAGTTCTTTGTGCCGAGGCTCATCGAGTTCGGGCTGGAGAAGCTGATGGTTCCTGCCGTGGCCGACGAGGTGGTGTCCGCCGCGAGATCGGACGGCTACAAGGCGCCGGAGCTGCAGAAGATGAAGAAATGCAATGCAAGGACGGATGTGTACGCCTTTGGGATACTTCTGCTGGAGATCCTGATAGGCAAGAAGCCCGGAAAGGGGACCGGGAGGGACGGCGACGTGGTGGATCTCCCGTCACTGGTGAAGGTGGCGGTGCTGGAGGAGGCGACGATGGAGGTATTCGACGCGGAGGTCTTGAAGGGGGTGAGGAGCCCAACAGAGGAGGGGTTGGTGCAGGCGTTGAGGCTGGCGATGGGGTGTTGCGCTCCGGTGGCGTCGGTGAGGCCGGACATGAATGAGGTGGTGAAGCAGCTCGAGGAGAACCGGCCCCGGAACAGGTCTGCTCTCTACAGTCCCACGGATAGGAGCGAGAGCGGGACACCATTCTGA
- the LOC135608910 gene encoding cytokinin hydroxylase-like, which translates to MESLLISTQSLGLAMGGLLLFLLAGAISVFWVWPAGTWRRLRRNGFGGPSPLFPLGNLMEMSNKGEAPSPVSSSITHDIHSSVFPYFSRWRNAYGKVFVYWLGTEPFLYIADPEFLKRATSGSMGKKWGKPNVFKHDRKPMFGSGLLMVDGDDWTHRRHIISPAFSMTNLNAMMRVMEETTYKMLNEWSEQVAPGRREIDVEEGITKNAAEIIAKTSFGIREENGKRVFEKLQLMQKMLFKSNCLVGVPFSKLLCAKRSYEAWKLGKEIDQLLFAIISSRKEEDSSNTQKDLLGLLLAANQESAQLERKLTIRKLVDECKTFFFGGHETTALALSWTLLLLALYPEWQRTLREEVMEVSGGRPLDPSMLSKLTKMGWVWNEVLRLYSPAPNVQRQAREDVQVGDMVIPKGTNMWVDVVGMHHDPALWGDDVNEFKPERFKEDLHGGCKHRMGYLPFGFGGRICVGRNLTLMEFKIVLSLILRRFSLSLSPAYSHSPRIMLSLRPSHGVHLILSNIQESN; encoded by the exons ATGGAGTCGCTTCTTATCTCTACGCAAAGCTTGGGGTTGGCCATGGGAGGCCTCCTGCTGTTCTTGCTTGCCGGCGCCATCTCCGTCTTCTGGGTGTGGCCGGCGGGAACGTGGCGCCGGCTCCGGAGGAATGGGTTCGGTGGCCCTTCACCGCTTTTCCCCTTGGGGAACTTGATGGAGATGAGCAACAAGGGAGAGGCTCCTTCTCCGGTCTCCTCGAGCATCACACATGACATCCACTCTTCTGTCTTCCCTTACTTCTCTCGGTGGAGAAACGCTTACG GAAAGGTCTTCGTTTACTGGCTTGGAACAGAGCCTTTCTTGTATATTGCTGATCCCGAGTTCCTCAAGCGTGCAACTTCCGGTTCTATGGGCAAGAAATGGGGTAAGCCAAATGTGTTCAAGCACGACAGAAAGCCAATGTTTGGAAGCGGACTGCTTATGGTTGATGGTGACGACTGGACTCACCGCAGGCATATCATCTCACCAGCATTCTCCATGACAAACCTAAAT GCCATGATGAGGGTGATGGAAGAGACGACGTATAAGATGCTAAACGAGTGGAGCGAGCAGGTCGCCCCGGGCCGACGTGAAATCGATGTCGaagaaggcatcaccaagaatgcaGCTGAGATCATCGCCAAGACCAGCTTCGGGATCAGGGAGGAAAATGGCAAAAGGGTGTTCGAGAAGCTGCAGCTCATGCAAAAGATGCTCTTCAAGTCGAACTGCCTTGTGGGAGTCCCTTTCAGCAAGCTCTTGTGCGCTAAAAGATCGTACGAGGCATGGAAACTAGGGAAGGAGATCGACCAACTTCTCTTCGCCATCATCAGTTCGAGGAAGGAAGAAGATAGCAGCAACACGCAGAAAGACCTCCTCGGGCTGCTCCTCGCCGCAAACCAAGAGAGCGCTCAACTTGAGAGGAAGCTCACGATCCGGAAGCTCGTCGACGAGTGCAAGACCTTCTTCTTCGGCGGCCATGAGACCACTGCGCTTGCCCTATCTTGGACCTTGCTCTTGCTGGCTCTGTACCCCGAATGGCAAAGAACTCTGAGAGAGGAGGTCATGGAAGTCTCCGGAGGAAGGCCCCTCGACCCATCCATGCTCTCGAAACTGACAAAG ATGGGGTGGGTGTGGAACGAGGTGCTCCGTTTGTACTCGCCGGCGCCGAACGTCCAAAGGCAGGCGAGGGAGGACGTGCAGGTGGGAGACATGGTGATCCCCAAGGGCACCAACATGTGGGTCGACGTCGTGGGGATGCACCACGACCCTGCGCTGTGGGGAGACGACGTGAACGAGTTCAAGCCGGAGAGGTTCAAGGAGGATCTCCACGGCGGGTGCAAGCACCGGATGGGCTACTTGCCGTTCGGCTTCGGGGGAAGGATCTGCGTGGGGAGGAACCTCACTCTCATGGAGTTCAAGATCGTGCTGAGCCTCATCCTCCGCAGGTTCTCCTTGTCGCTCTCCCCGGCCTACTCGCACTCACCCAGGATCATGTTGTCTCTGAGGCCTTCCCATGGCGTGCACCTAATCCTCAGCAACATCCAAGAATCGAATTAG